Proteins from one Gimesia maris genomic window:
- the hisC gene encoding histidinol-phosphate transaminase produces MSLFRPQVQQMTGYTPGEQPQESGWVKLNTNENPYPPSPLVKEAVEQALSGRLNIYPDPLATEFRKVAADLFQVEPDWILPGNGSDEVLTILMRTFADAGDLVSAPYPSYTLYETLAEIQGARFEKIQLNPDWSWPVSQAQAISGKSKILFVPNPNAPSGNRWTDDEILSLVPPQGVLVLDEAYGDFCDQPHKGELLKSKAGERIIVTRTFSKSYSLAGIRFGFAVAHPKLIQGMQKVKDSYNCNTLSLAAALAAMKDQEWMQANTKKIQETRARLVTELNQLGFDTVDSQTNFVWCTHPDQQHERRYQELKRRKILVRYMKFGLTDGVLDGLRITVGTDDEVQAVLNALQEIG; encoded by the coding sequence ATGAGTCTGTTTCGTCCCCAGGTTCAGCAGATGACCGGCTATACGCCCGGTGAGCAGCCTCAGGAGTCCGGCTGGGTCAAACTGAATACGAATGAAAATCCCTACCCGCCTTCACCACTCGTCAAAGAAGCGGTGGAACAGGCGCTGTCAGGTCGGTTGAACATCTATCCCGATCCGCTGGCGACCGAGTTTCGCAAAGTTGCAGCCGACCTGTTTCAGGTGGAACCCGACTGGATTCTACCCGGCAACGGCAGTGATGAAGTTTTAACGATTCTGATGAGAACGTTTGCCGATGCCGGCGATCTGGTTTCAGCGCCTTATCCCAGCTATACGCTCTATGAAACTCTGGCGGAAATTCAGGGCGCCCGTTTTGAGAAAATTCAACTCAATCCGGACTGGAGCTGGCCTGTCTCGCAGGCACAGGCAATTTCAGGCAAGAGTAAAATATTGTTTGTGCCGAACCCCAATGCGCCCTCCGGAAACCGCTGGACTGATGACGAGATTCTTTCACTGGTTCCGCCCCAGGGCGTGCTGGTACTCGATGAAGCTTACGGCGATTTTTGTGATCAGCCCCACAAAGGCGAGCTGCTTAAATCGAAAGCAGGCGAGCGAATCATTGTGACGCGCACTTTCAGTAAGTCATACAGCCTGGCAGGCATTCGGTTCGGTTTTGCGGTCGCGCATCCGAAACTGATTCAGGGAATGCAGAAAGTCAAGGACAGCTACAATTGCAATACCCTGTCCCTGGCAGCAGCGCTGGCTGCAATGAAAGACCAGGAGTGGATGCAGGCCAATACAAAAAAAATTCAGGAAACCCGGGCTCGGTTGGTGACAGAACTGAATCAACTCGGATTTGATACAGTGGACAGTCAGACCAATTTTGTCTGGTGCACTCATCCTGATCAACAACATGAACGCCGCTATCAGGAATTAAAACGCCGTAAGATACTCGTACGCTACATGAAGTTTGGCCTTACCGATGGTGTGCTGGATGGCTTGAGAATCACTGTCGGGACTGATGACGAAGTTCAGGCGGTTCTCAATGCACTGCAGGAGATCGGTTGA
- a CDS encoding DUF1552 domain-containing protein: MTNLLKRRTFLQGLGTTMALPLLDIMQPQLNLAAAAPAAAKAPVRTAFIFFPNGVIGPSWYPTSTGLNYEMPKSLKPLESLKSDINVISGLAQINARALGDGAGDHARCASVYLTSAHPTKTSGADIKAGVSVDQVAAQQVGHLTRLPSLELGMTRGRNAGQCDSGYSCAYSSNISWRTPSTPTAKEIVPKLAFERLFGGGAEREKQRARHLKDRQSILDLVKHDADQLKKQLGRNDQRKIDEYFTSVREIEQRIERSTHHEKIKPPEMQLPEGIPSEFQEHIRLMYDLLILAFQTDTTRVATFMVGNAGSNQTFPMVGVNSGHHELSHHRNDEKKIADIQKIDEYLTSQFAYFLNRLKATPEGNSNLLDNSMICYGSAIGDGNRHSHHDLPIILAGKGGGTIKTGFHHQVKTETPLSNLFVSMLDRAGAPVTSFGDSTGRLTVIDS, translated from the coding sequence ATGACTAATCTCCTGAAACGCCGTACATTCCTGCAAGGGCTTGGAACAACGATGGCACTGCCATTGCTGGACATCATGCAGCCCCAGTTGAATCTGGCCGCCGCTGCTCCTGCTGCGGCGAAAGCGCCCGTCAGAACCGCTTTCATTTTCTTCCCGAACGGAGTGATTGGTCCTTCATGGTATCCCACTTCTACGGGTCTGAACTATGAGATGCCGAAATCACTGAAACCTCTGGAAAGTCTGAAGTCGGATATCAATGTGATTTCCGGACTGGCCCAGATCAATGCCCGCGCTCTGGGAGATGGGGCTGGTGACCATGCCCGCTGTGCTTCCGTGTATCTCACCAGTGCGCACCCGACAAAAACCAGCGGTGCCGACATTAAAGCCGGTGTTTCTGTGGACCAGGTTGCCGCTCAGCAGGTAGGTCATCTGACGCGTCTGCCTTCGCTGGAACTGGGTATGACACGCGGCCGAAACGCCGGGCAATGCGACTCTGGTTACAGTTGTGCTTACTCGTCCAATATATCCTGGCGGACACCTTCTACGCCAACGGCAAAAGAGATCGTTCCCAAACTCGCATTCGAACGCCTGTTTGGCGGTGGCGCCGAACGGGAAAAACAGCGTGCCCGCCACCTGAAAGACCGTCAGAGTATTCTGGACCTGGTCAAACACGATGCAGACCAGTTGAAGAAACAACTGGGTCGTAATGACCAACGCAAGATCGATGAATATTTTACCAGTGTGCGGGAAATCGAACAGCGAATTGAGCGCAGTACCCATCACGAAAAAATCAAACCGCCGGAAATGCAGCTGCCAGAGGGTATTCCCAGTGAGTTTCAGGAACACATCCGCCTGATGTACGACCTGCTGATTCTTGCCTTCCAGACCGATACCACACGTGTCGCCACATTTATGGTAGGCAATGCCGGCAGTAACCAGACCTTCCCGATGGTCGGAGTGAATTCAGGACACCACGAACTGTCACACCATCGCAATGATGAAAAGAAAATAGCCGACATTCAAAAAATTGATGAGTACCTGACTTCCCAGTTTGCTTACTTCCTGAACCGTCTCAAAGCGACGCCAGAAGGAAACAGTAACCTGCTGGATAACTCGATGATCTGTTATGGGAGCGCCATCGGCGATGGTAACCGCCACAGCCACCATGATCTGCCGATTATTCTGGCCGGTAAAGGTGGTGGTACTATCAAAACCGGTTTCCACCATCAGGTCAAAACGGAAACACCGTTAAGCAACCTGTTCGTCTCCATGCTGGACCGGGCAGGAGCTCCGGTAACGTCATTTGGCGACAGTACAGGCCGCCTGACTGTCATTGATTCCTGA
- the ychF gene encoding redox-regulated ATPase YchF: MEAGIVGLPNVGKSTLFNALTAAGIASENYPFCTIEPNVGIVNVPDPRLEMIHKYIPTDKVIPAILRLVDIAGIVKGASEGEGLGNKFLSHIRNVDAILHVVRCFENGDVIHVEGKVDPISDIETIDIELMLADMQTVELAKQKAAKTARSGNAEAKSRLAVLEVCATRLAEEKPLRGLTFDNPDQQKIFKGYQFLTAKPVLYLANVDEDDIQGEGELVQRVRQRAAEEGGEVVVVCGRLEAEIAELDEADQKEMLESVGLEEPALAVVARAAYHTLGLQSYFTAGKIEIRAWTIPIGATGPQAAGVIHTDFERGFIRAEIFSVSDLEQYHTEKAIREAGKLRVEGKEYVMKDGDICHFLFNV; encoded by the coding sequence ATGGAAGCCGGAATTGTTGGTCTGCCGAATGTAGGTAAATCTACGTTATTTAATGCGTTAACTGCTGCGGGAATTGCAAGTGAAAACTATCCCTTCTGTACAATTGAGCCCAATGTGGGGATTGTCAATGTACCAGATCCGCGGCTGGAAATGATTCATAAGTATATCCCTACCGACAAGGTGATCCCTGCCATTTTAAGGCTGGTCGATATTGCGGGGATTGTAAAGGGGGCTTCAGAAGGAGAAGGACTCGGCAACAAATTCCTGTCTCATATTCGCAATGTGGATGCGATTCTGCATGTCGTGCGCTGTTTTGAAAACGGCGACGTAATCCATGTCGAAGGAAAAGTGGACCCCATCAGCGATATCGAAACGATCGATATCGAATTAATGCTGGCGGATATGCAGACTGTCGAATTGGCCAAACAGAAAGCAGCCAAAACGGCCCGTTCGGGAAATGCGGAAGCCAAGTCGCGTCTGGCCGTACTTGAAGTCTGTGCCACTCGTCTGGCAGAAGAAAAACCGTTACGCGGTCTCACATTCGATAATCCGGACCAGCAGAAAATATTCAAAGGCTACCAGTTCCTGACTGCCAAACCTGTGCTCTATCTGGCAAACGTCGATGAAGATGACATTCAAGGCGAAGGTGAACTGGTCCAGCGTGTGCGTCAACGCGCTGCCGAAGAAGGGGGCGAAGTGGTTGTCGTCTGTGGTCGACTGGAAGCAGAAATTGCGGAACTGGATGAAGCAGATCAGAAAGAAATGCTGGAAAGTGTGGGGCTGGAAGAACCGGCGCTGGCTGTCGTTGCCCGGGCTGCCTACCATACACTCGGTCTGCAGAGCTATTTTACCGCGGGAAAGATTGAAATCCGTGCCTGGACCATACCCATTGGTGCTACCGGACCACAGGCTGCGGGAGTCATTCACACTGATTTTGAGCGGGGCTTTATCCGTGCGGAAATCTTTTCCGTCTCTGACCTGGAACAGTACCATACGGAAAAAGCGATCCGGGAAGCGGGTAAGCTTCGCGTGGAAGGCAAAGAGTATGTGATGAAAGACGGCGATATCTGCCACTTCCTGTTTAATGTGTAA
- a CDS encoding glycosyltransferase family 87 protein, whose protein sequence is MNQLPQNPLFFKSPLVEESCGAIWLKRALILWAVLWIAVSVKFLLQPENKSVYPCFADSSINWWADRNLYDNEVYKTGFRYSPTFALAFSTFAVLPASLGGILWTALNISLLVLALRLLVKEIFPGNWSRFQEACFLILSLAGCTRAIWSAQSNSLVFALAVFAVVSLKKERWWVAAFLLAAAVHIKLWPAALALLLMARFPWQLSARFAAASALLVIPPFLTRPLPVVLQQYQNWYGLLTGPYRTLRQGGLRDAYTIAEQFGTHVDDRVYTLLQLGMAGLALLWCIRLAKISNSRQTYFTGVLTTWVCWQLLVGPGTERLTFLLAAPIASWALIVSFKEECHRVLAVVAWLMLIPLGTGGVERLLLPVFTWSPAILPLGIIPLMVWQVVYVESHASVSEQELCQQDNSLASPKTPQAA, encoded by the coding sequence ATGAATCAACTCCCACAAAACCCACTGTTTTTCAAATCCCCTCTGGTCGAAGAATCATGTGGTGCCATCTGGCTGAAGCGCGCCTTAATTTTATGGGCCGTGCTGTGGATCGCCGTCAGTGTCAAATTCCTCCTGCAACCTGAGAATAAATCGGTATATCCCTGCTTTGCCGACTCGTCCATCAACTGGTGGGCTGATCGGAATTTGTACGATAATGAAGTTTATAAAACAGGATTTCGTTACAGCCCCACCTTTGCGCTGGCGTTTTCCACCTTTGCTGTCTTGCCCGCCTCACTGGGAGGAATTCTCTGGACAGCGTTAAATATTTCGCTGCTGGTGCTCGCGCTAAGACTACTCGTGAAAGAGATCTTTCCCGGTAACTGGTCCCGGTTTCAGGAAGCCTGTTTTCTGATTCTGAGCCTGGCAGGTTGTACGCGCGCCATCTGGTCTGCACAAAGCAATTCCCTCGTATTTGCCCTGGCCGTGTTCGCTGTGGTTTCACTGAAAAAAGAACGCTGGTGGGTCGCCGCATTCCTGCTCGCAGCTGCGGTTCACATTAAACTCTGGCCTGCGGCCCTGGCGTTGCTGTTGATGGCACGTTTTCCCTGGCAGCTTTCGGCACGTTTTGCAGCTGCATCTGCCCTGCTGGTGATCCCTCCCTTTTTAACACGCCCCTTGCCCGTCGTTCTGCAGCAATACCAGAACTGGTATGGATTGCTGACGGGGCCTTACCGTACCTTGAGACAAGGGGGGCTGCGCGATGCCTATACAATCGCCGAACAGTTCGGAACCCATGTAGATGATCGCGTTTATACGCTTCTGCAACTGGGAATGGCTGGCCTGGCTCTTCTCTGGTGTATCAGGCTGGCGAAAATTTCCAATTCCAGGCAAACCTATTTTACCGGTGTGCTCACAACCTGGGTCTGCTGGCAGTTACTGGTCGGCCCGGGAACCGAGCGACTGACATTCCTTCTGGCTGCTCCCATCGCCAGCTGGGCTCTGATTGTCAGTTTTAAAGAAGAATGTCACCGGGTTCTGGCAGTGGTCGCCTGGTTAATGTTGATTCCCCTGGGGACCGGCGGCGTCGAACGTTTGTTGCTGCCAGTTTTTACGTGGTCACCCGCGATACTGCCGTTGGGCATCATTCCTTTAATGGTCTGGCAGGTCGTCTATGTTGAGAGTCACGCCAGCGTAAGTGAGCAGGAGTTATGCCAGCAAGACAATTCCCTGGCCAGCCCCAAAACACCACAGGCTGCGTAA
- a CDS encoding arylsulfatase, which translates to MRPILHLLTFILILLVSLKDCPADTPDSGKPNIILVITDDQGYGDIAAHGNQMIKTPNLDQLYQKSLRLTNFHVDPTCAPTRSALMTGRYSTRTGVWHTIMGRSLMDTNEVTLAEVFKSNGYRTGLFGKWHLGDNYPLRPQDQGFGTVVQHGGGGVGQTPDDWQNDYFSDTYLRNGKPEKFQGYCTDIWFDEALKFIEADRTKPFFAYLSTNAPHSPYLVDPEYSDPYEDKGVPKKMAAFYGMITNIDENMGRLLRYLKESGLEKNTILIFMTDNGTAAGLQRPSTEDLSKKQQRRLSKGKPITLETWPGFNARMRGTKGSEYDGGHRVPCYIHWPQGGLTGGKNINQLTAHIDILPTLADLCDLTISSELKLDGTSLVPILTGNKDALRNRTLIVHSQRIESPEKWRKSSVMAERWRLVNEKELYDIQNDPGQTKNVAAEYAGVVKYLSAEYEKWWSSLTPVFSRYVAIGIGSRFENPSHLTCHDWHAPIEQVPWNHQLIAKNPVANGFWIVDVTEPGTYEITLRCRPESAHHPLKKGNARIQIGDVKREQAVSEGDLSTTFEVDLTRGQKKLQTWLDEGNGVTRGAFFVEIFRKEKK; encoded by the coding sequence ATGCGACCCATTCTGCACCTTTTGACCTTCATCCTGATCCTACTGGTCAGCCTGAAGGATTGCCCGGCAGACACTCCTGATTCTGGAAAACCGAATATTATTCTGGTCATCACTGATGATCAGGGATACGGCGATATTGCGGCCCACGGTAACCAGATGATCAAAACCCCAAATCTCGATCAATTATATCAGAAAAGTCTGCGGTTAACTAATTTTCACGTCGATCCCACCTGCGCTCCAACGCGTTCTGCCCTGATGACGGGTCGTTATTCGACGCGAACTGGTGTCTGGCATACCATTATGGGCCGTTCCCTGATGGATACAAATGAAGTCACGCTGGCGGAAGTTTTCAAAAGCAATGGCTACCGAACCGGACTCTTCGGGAAATGGCATCTGGGAGATAATTATCCATTGAGACCCCAGGACCAGGGATTTGGAACGGTCGTCCAGCATGGCGGCGGAGGTGTCGGTCAAACCCCGGATGACTGGCAGAATGATTATTTCAGCGATACCTATCTGCGAAACGGAAAGCCGGAAAAATTTCAGGGATATTGTACTGATATCTGGTTTGATGAAGCGTTGAAATTTATCGAAGCAGACAGAACAAAACCATTTTTCGCATACCTTTCCACCAATGCGCCGCATAGCCCTTATCTGGTCGATCCTGAATACAGCGATCCGTACGAAGATAAAGGGGTTCCGAAAAAAATGGCAGCCTTTTATGGCATGATCACGAATATCGATGAAAATATGGGAAGACTGCTCCGCTACCTGAAAGAGTCGGGACTGGAAAAAAATACCATTCTGATTTTCATGACCGATAATGGCACTGCTGCAGGTTTGCAACGCCCGAGTACTGAAGACCTGAGTAAAAAACAGCAACGACGACTTTCCAAAGGGAAACCAATCACACTGGAAACCTGGCCGGGCTTTAATGCCCGCATGCGGGGAACAAAAGGTTCAGAGTACGATGGTGGTCACCGCGTCCCCTGTTATATTCACTGGCCCCAAGGAGGTTTGACGGGTGGAAAGAATATCAACCAGTTGACCGCACATATTGACATTCTGCCCACGCTGGCTGACCTGTGTGATTTGACGATTTCCAGCGAACTCAAGCTGGATGGCACGAGCCTTGTCCCGATATTGACTGGCAATAAAGACGCACTACGAAACAGAACTCTGATTGTGCATTCACAGCGGATTGAATCACCTGAGAAATGGCGTAAATCATCGGTCATGGCCGAACGCTGGCGACTGGTCAATGAGAAGGAGCTGTATGATATTCAGAACGATCCCGGACAGACAAAAAATGTCGCAGCGGAATATGCGGGAGTTGTCAAATATCTGTCTGCAGAATACGAAAAATGGTGGAGCAGTTTGACCCCCGTTTTCAGTCGGTACGTCGCCATCGGCATCGGTTCCCGTTTCGAAAACCCGTCTCATCTAACCTGCCACGACTGGCACGCTCCCATAGAACAGGTTCCCTGGAATCATCAGCTGATTGCTAAAAACCCCGTTGCAAACGGGTTCTGGATTGTGGATGTCACAGAGCCAGGCACGTACGAAATCACCTTACGCTGTCGCCCGGAATCAGCTCATCACCCTCTAAAAAAAGGAAACGCCCGGATTCAGATTGGTGACGTGAAACGGGAACAGGCCGTGTCAGAAGGTGATTTGTCGACTACATTTGAAGTCGACCTGACCCGTGGTCAGAAAAAACTGCAGACCTGGCTGGACGAAGGAAATGGAGTGACGCGCGGCGCGTTCTTTGTAGAAATCTTCCGCAAAGAAAAGAAATAA
- the hisB gene encoding imidazoleglycerol-phosphate dehydratase HisB, giving the protein MSRKASIKRDTAETQIELSLELDGSGQSDIQTGVGFFDHMLTLLARHALFDLSVKANGDLEVDYHHTVEDVGICLGKTLCEAVGDKKGITRYGSITLPMEETLVTTALDLSGRSWFVFDVQFPTEKIGQFDTELVREFWQAFASNGLLNLHQVLHHGGNSHHISEGLFKGTARALRQAVTIDPRQQGVPSSKGVL; this is encoded by the coding sequence ATGAGTCGCAAAGCATCGATTAAACGTGATACCGCAGAAACACAGATTGAATTGTCGCTGGAACTGGATGGCAGTGGCCAGTCGGATATTCAGACCGGCGTCGGTTTCTTTGACCACATGCTGACCCTTCTGGCCCGTCATGCCTTGTTTGATTTATCAGTCAAGGCCAACGGAGATCTGGAGGTTGACTATCACCACACAGTCGAAGACGTAGGTATCTGTCTCGGAAAAACGCTTTGTGAAGCGGTGGGCGATAAAAAAGGAATCACACGCTATGGCTCAATCACACTGCCCATGGAAGAGACCCTGGTCACGACGGCGCTTGATTTAAGCGGTCGCTCCTGGTTTGTGTTTGACGTTCAGTTTCCTACCGAAAAAATTGGTCAGTTCGATACCGAACTCGTTCGGGAATTCTGGCAGGCGTTTGCCTCGAATGGTCTGTTAAACCTGCATCAGGTTCTGCATCATGGTGGTAACAGTCATCACATTTCGGAAGGACTGTTTAAAGGAACAGCGCGGGCGCTTCGACAGGCGGTTACCATTGATCCACGTCAACAGGGAGTCCCTTCTTCCAAAGGCGTGCTGTAA
- a CDS encoding glycosyltransferase family 2 protein yields the protein MPRIAVIITTYNWPAALEAVLTGYLSQSRPPDELIIADDGSTDETREVLDHFRSQAPFPVKHVWHADEGFRAGAIRNRAIQDSEADYLVFTDGDCIPAPWFIAAHERLAETGWFLSGNRVLLSEKFSREVLEQKIPVSNWTWSDWLQARRRKQINRLLPLFQIPLGTRYRRRLARQWEGAKTCNLSAWKQDLLAVNGFDEDYTGWGMEDSDLVLRLIRNGIYHKDARFAAAVFHIWHRENSRDQLEENQRRLQQLIETDRIRARIGIEQAQSA from the coding sequence ATGCCGCGAATTGCAGTCATCATAACGACGTATAACTGGCCCGCTGCTCTGGAGGCAGTGCTTACCGGTTATTTATCGCAGAGCCGTCCCCCCGATGAGCTGATCATTGCCGACGATGGATCGACAGACGAGACGCGTGAAGTATTAGACCATTTTCGTAGTCAGGCACCGTTTCCAGTCAAACACGTCTGGCATGCGGACGAGGGGTTTCGAGCCGGAGCAATTCGGAACCGGGCGATTCAGGATTCAGAGGCAGACTATCTTGTCTTTACAGATGGCGACTGTATTCCCGCTCCCTGGTTTATAGCCGCTCATGAGCGGCTGGCAGAGACAGGCTGGTTCCTGTCCGGAAATCGGGTTCTGCTGTCCGAAAAATTTTCACGGGAAGTGCTTGAGCAAAAAATTCCTGTGTCAAACTGGACCTGGAGCGACTGGCTTCAAGCGCGACGTCGCAAGCAGATAAACCGTCTTTTGCCGTTATTCCAAATTCCTCTGGGGACCCGGTATCGGCGTCGACTGGCACGACAGTGGGAAGGCGCCAAAACCTGTAACCTCTCTGCGTGGAAACAGGATTTGCTGGCGGTCAATGGCTTTGATGAAGATTACACGGGCTGGGGAATGGAAGACTCCGACCTGGTATTACGGTTGATCAGAAATGGAATCTATCATAAAGATGCCCGTTTCGCAGCGGCAGTATTTCATATCTGGCATCGGGAGAACTCCCGTGATCAGCTGGAAGAGAATCAGCGTCGTTTGCAACAGTTGATCGAGACGGATCGCATTCGGGCTCGTATCGGGATTGAGCAGGCACAGTCAGCTTGA
- a CDS encoding glycosyltransferase family 2 protein, translated as MSLSIIVIVKNEESSIRECLASVAWADEIIVLDSGSSDQTVAICREYTDKVYETDWPGFGPQKNRALEYATKDWVLSIDADERISYDLQTEIKRVIQMPARFDAYTMPRRSNYCGRYMKHSGWWPDRVVRLFRRGKASFSDDLVHERIVVAGKTGKLREPIIHESLLTLEQILNTMNSYSTASAKMLAEEKQQAGLCKAVMHGMWTFIRTYFLRAGFLDGKEGFMLAISNAEGTYYRYLKLMVINKANQKEV; from the coding sequence ATGTCGTTATCGATTATCGTCATTGTCAAGAACGAAGAATCATCCATTCGCGAGTGTCTTGCGTCGGTTGCCTGGGCAGATGAAATCATCGTCCTGGATTCCGGCAGCAGCGATCAGACGGTTGCCATCTGCCGCGAGTACACAGACAAGGTCTATGAAACAGACTGGCCCGGATTTGGGCCACAAAAAAATCGTGCCTTGGAGTATGCCACTAAAGACTGGGTGCTCTCGATCGATGCAGATGAACGAATCTCGTATGATCTGCAGACTGAGATCAAACGCGTCATTCAAATGCCTGCCCGCTTTGATGCCTATACCATGCCCCGTCGGTCTAATTATTGTGGCCGCTATATGAAACATAGTGGCTGGTGGCCTGATCGTGTTGTACGACTCTTTCGGCGGGGAAAAGCCAGCTTCAGTGATGATCTGGTACATGAGCGTATCGTTGTCGCAGGCAAAACCGGAAAACTGAGAGAACCGATTATCCATGAATCGTTACTCACACTGGAGCAAATCCTCAATACGATGAATTCGTATTCGACTGCCAGCGCGAAAATGCTGGCAGAAGAAAAACAACAGGCAGGACTCTGTAAAGCAGTCATGCATGGGATGTGGACGTTCATTCGGACCTACTTCCTTCGTGCCGGTTTCCTGGACGGAAAAGAAGGTTTCATGCTTGCCATCTCCAATGCAGAAGGAACCTATTACCGCTATCTGAAATTGATGGTCATCAATAAAGCGAATCAGAAGGAAGTCTGA